The following coding sequences are from one Kallotenue papyrolyticum window:
- a CDS encoding zinc-dependent metalloprotease, which produces MPRPANDVKRLGAILLVGAVAGLGASYVASRKRPAHWTDGGLIDWDTVRQIAVQFSQHTQAPVHNRAAAREQYTSMVRRAEPLIAAYLQVNLPEPIQRIVVMDRKEWLSANIDNFTHLFRFVEELYARNARPRTIGASLAAGVNRRLMSVQIGLLLGVIARRVLGQYDLSLLAPEPTGGALYFVEPNIERIQRMLGLDAHDFRMWIALHEATHAYEFEAYPWVREHFNGLLRRYFDTVNEQLQGFKGGIGPALARILEGRRQGRHWMESLQTPTQRAIFRDLQAIMSLVEGYSNHIMNAIGRQVLPNFDEIERRIEAYKSRSNLAEQLFNRITGMDLKLLQYQQGQHFVDSVVQQRGIAFANRVWERAEHLPTLDEIRDPARWIARMERA; this is translated from the coding sequence ATGCCTCGACCTGCCAATGACGTTAAGCGCCTGGGCGCGATCCTGTTGGTCGGCGCAGTTGCCGGCCTGGGCGCGAGCTATGTTGCCAGTCGTAAGCGCCCGGCGCATTGGACCGACGGCGGCCTGATCGACTGGGACACGGTGCGCCAGATCGCGGTGCAGTTTTCGCAGCACACGCAGGCGCCGGTGCACAACCGCGCCGCGGCGCGCGAGCAGTACACCAGCATGGTGCGCCGCGCCGAGCCGCTGATCGCCGCCTACCTGCAGGTCAACCTGCCGGAGCCGATCCAGCGCATCGTGGTCATGGATCGCAAGGAATGGCTCAGCGCTAACATCGACAATTTTACCCACCTCTTCCGCTTTGTGGAGGAGCTGTACGCGCGCAACGCCCGTCCGCGCACCATCGGTGCCAGTCTGGCCGCGGGCGTCAATCGCCGCCTGATGAGCGTGCAGATCGGGCTGTTGCTGGGGGTGATCGCGCGCCGGGTGTTGGGCCAGTACGATCTGTCGCTGTTGGCGCCCGAACCGACGGGCGGCGCGCTCTACTTTGTCGAGCCCAACATCGAACGCATTCAGCGCATGCTCGGCCTCGACGCGCACGATTTCCGCATGTGGATCGCGCTGCACGAGGCCACGCACGCCTACGAGTTCGAGGCCTATCCCTGGGTGCGCGAGCACTTCAACGGCCTGCTGCGGCGCTACTTCGACACGGTCAACGAGCAACTGCAGGGCTTCAAGGGTGGCATCGGCCCGGCGCTTGCCCGCATCCTGGAAGGCCGGCGCCAGGGCCGCCACTGGATGGAGTCGCTGCAGACGCCCACGCAGCGCGCCATCTTCCGCGATTTGCAGGCGATCATGTCGCTGGTGGAGGGCTACTCCAACCATATCATGAATGCGATCGGGCGCCAGGTGCTGCCCAATTTCGACGAGATCGAGCGGCGCATCGAGGCCTACAAGTCGCGCAGCAATCTGGCCGAGCAGCTCTTCAACCGCATCACCGGTATGGATCTCAAGCTGCTGCAGTACCAGCAGGGCCAGCACTTCGTCGACAGCGTCGTGCAGCAGCGCGGCATC
- a CDS encoding FecCD family ABC transporter permease, giving the protein MPVLTIAKRWRDLRPIHAHHGAERRWPARAVLLGLLLALIGMLLLGVGIGAVPIAPDDVLAILLRQLGADVVVDARQASVLVAIRLPRVLLGALIGSGLAVAGVLMQGLFRNPLADPGLIGISSGAALAAVAVIVLGATTLRGLARVAGVWTLPLAAFGGGLLTTTLIYRLARQQGRTPVATLLLAGIAINALAGALTGLLTFVATDEQLRSITFWNLGSLGGATWRAVGAAAPPLLLVVLSAPRFAQALNLLLLGEQEARHLGVDVERLKRWIVAWTSLAVGASVAVAGSIGFIGLVVPHLLRLALGPDHRVLLPGAALLGATLLLGADLLARTLVTPAELPIGIVTALLGAPFFLWLLRQDATTRL; this is encoded by the coding sequence ATGCCGGTGTTGACCATTGCCAAGCGCTGGCGTGACTTGCGCCCGATCCACGCGCACCATGGCGCCGAGCGCCGCTGGCCGGCGCGAGCAGTGCTGCTCGGCCTGCTGCTGGCGCTGATCGGCATGCTGCTGCTGGGTGTGGGCATTGGCGCCGTGCCGATCGCGCCGGACGATGTGCTGGCGATCCTGCTCCGGCAACTCGGCGCCGATGTGGTGGTGGACGCGCGACAGGCCAGCGTCCTGGTGGCGATCCGCTTGCCGCGCGTCCTGCTCGGCGCGTTGATCGGCAGCGGCCTGGCCGTGGCCGGCGTGCTGATGCAGGGGCTGTTCCGCAACCCATTGGCCGATCCGGGATTGATCGGCATCAGCAGCGGCGCGGCCCTGGCGGCCGTCGCGGTGATCGTGCTGGGGGCAACCACGCTGCGCGGGCTGGCGCGGGTCGCCGGGGTGTGGACGCTGCCGCTGGCGGCCTTTGGTGGCGGCCTGCTGACCACGACCCTGATCTACCGCTTGGCACGCCAGCAGGGTCGTACGCCGGTAGCGACGCTGTTGCTGGCCGGCATCGCCATCAACGCGCTGGCCGGGGCACTCACCGGTCTGCTGACCTTTGTGGCAACCGATGAGCAGTTGCGTTCGATTACCTTTTGGAACCTGGGCAGCCTGGGGGGCGCTACCTGGCGCGCCGTGGGCGCCGCGGCGCCGCCGCTCCTGCTGGTGGTGCTGAGCGCGCCGCGCTTCGCCCAAGCGCTCAACCTGCTGCTGCTGGGTGAGCAGGAGGCGCGCCACCTGGGCGTGGATGTCGAACGTCTCAAGCGCTGGATCGTGGCGTGGACCAGCCTAGCGGTGGGCGCGTCGGTCGCCGTGGCCGGCAGCATCGGCTTCATCGGGCTGGTGGTGCCGCATCTGCTGCGCCTGGCACTGGGCCCCGACCATCGCGTGCTGCTGCCCGGCGCGGCGCTGTTGGGCGCTACGCTGCTGCTGGGTGCCGATCTGCTGGCGCGCACGCTGGTCACCCCAGCCGAGCTGCCGATCGGCATTGTCACAGCCTTATTGGGCGCGCCCTTCTTTCTGTGGCTCCTGCGCCAGGATGCGACGACGCGCCTCTGA
- the selB gene encoding selenocysteine-specific translation elongation factor produces MYVIGTAGHVDHGKSTLVHALTGIHPDRLAEEQRREMTIDLGFAHLTLPSGQRVSIIDVPGHERFIKNMLAGVGGIDAALLVVAADEGVMPQTVEHVHILNLLGIEQCLIVLTKCDLVDEEWLALVREDLRQRFAATPLAQAPMVAVSARSGAGLEQLTHELDRLLSRLPSRSSARGVPRLPIDRVFTVGGFGTVVTGTLLDGPLALGQEIEVQPRGLRGRVRGLQTHGQKTEQVLPGTRVAVNIGGIAVEQLQRGDVLTLPGQLTPTTLLDLRLQLVADTPMPVRQNMLLDLFVGAAEVPCRVTLLDAEELLPGEAGWVQLRLAHPIAVVRGDRCVLRIPSPSLTIGGGRIVDAHPPRHRRFRPDVIAALETLSHGTPEEVVLQALGDAPLEWGTLLRRSGLDEATAHAAWERLESDGRALRLTPGDELQAATWLISSAGWARLSATLQSLLAAYHATWPLRAGMPREELKARLGLSARVFDDVLRRATQAGVLVLDEATARLPHWTPRLSAAQQRQVDALLEAFRRQPFTPPARSEWERLGPELIGYLIDTGQLVRVNAEVLFDAAAYHRLVEWTVQTLERAGEVTVAGLRDQFGTSRKYALALLEHLDERKITRRVGDVRVKY; encoded by the coding sequence ATGTACGTGATTGGCACCGCCGGTCATGTCGATCACGGCAAATCGACGCTGGTGCATGCGCTCACCGGCATCCATCCCGACCGTCTGGCCGAGGAGCAGCGCCGCGAGATGACGATCGACCTTGGCTTCGCGCATCTGACGCTACCCAGCGGCCAGCGCGTGAGCATCATCGACGTGCCCGGCCATGAGCGCTTCATCAAGAACATGCTGGCGGGTGTGGGCGGCATCGATGCTGCCCTGCTCGTCGTGGCAGCGGATGAGGGCGTGATGCCCCAGACGGTTGAGCATGTGCACATTCTCAACCTGCTCGGCATCGAGCAGTGCCTGATCGTATTGACTAAGTGCGATCTGGTAGATGAAGAGTGGCTGGCGCTGGTGCGCGAGGATCTGCGTCAGCGCTTCGCGGCTACGCCCCTGGCGCAGGCGCCGATGGTCGCCGTCTCGGCGCGCAGCGGCGCGGGCCTGGAGCAGCTCACGCACGAGCTGGATCGGCTGCTGAGCCGCCTGCCGTCGCGCAGCAGCGCCCGTGGGGTGCCGCGTCTGCCGATCGACCGCGTTTTTACCGTGGGCGGCTTCGGCACGGTGGTGACTGGGACACTGCTGGACGGGCCGCTGGCGCTGGGCCAGGAGATCGAGGTCCAGCCGCGTGGTCTGCGCGGACGGGTGCGCGGCCTGCAAACGCATGGCCAGAAGACCGAGCAGGTGCTGCCCGGCACGCGCGTCGCGGTCAACATCGGTGGTATTGCCGTGGAGCAGCTCCAGCGCGGCGATGTGCTGACGCTGCCGGGCCAGCTCACGCCAACCACGCTGCTCGATCTGCGCCTGCAGCTGGTAGCCGACACGCCCATGCCCGTGCGCCAGAACATGCTGCTCGACCTGTTCGTCGGCGCGGCTGAAGTGCCGTGCCGTGTCACGCTGCTGGATGCCGAAGAGCTGCTGCCCGGTGAGGCCGGCTGGGTACAACTGCGCCTCGCGCACCCGATCGCCGTGGTGCGCGGCGACCGTTGCGTCCTGCGCATTCCATCGCCCTCGCTGACCATCGGCGGCGGGCGGATCGTGGACGCGCACCCACCCCGTCACCGTCGCTTCCGTCCCGATGTGATCGCCGCGTTGGAGACGCTGAGCCACGGCACGCCGGAGGAGGTCGTGTTGCAAGCGTTGGGCGACGCGCCGCTGGAGTGGGGCACGCTGCTGCGTCGCAGCGGGCTGGACGAGGCCACCGCGCACGCGGCCTGGGAGCGGCTGGAGAGCGACGGGCGGGCGCTGCGCCTCACGCCGGGGGACGAGCTGCAGGCCGCGACCTGGCTGATCAGCAGCGCGGGGTGGGCCAGGCTGAGCGCGACGTTGCAGTCCCTGCTGGCCGCCTACCACGCCACCTGGCCGCTGCGTGCAGGCATGCCGCGCGAAGAGCTCAAAGCGCGCTTGGGCCTGAGTGCGCGCGTATTCGACGATGTGCTGCGCCGTGCCACCCAGGCGGGCGTGCTGGTGCTCGACGAGGCTACCGCGCGCCTGCCGCACTGGACGCCGCGGCTCAGCGCCGCGCAGCAGCGCCAGGTAGATGCCCTGCTGGAGGCGTTTCGGCGTCAGCCCTTCACCCCGCCCGCGCGCAGCGAATGGGAGCGCCTCGGCCCGGAACTGATCGGCTATCTGATCGACACCGGCCAGTTGGTACGCGTCAATGCCGAGGTGCTCTTCGATGCCGCTGCCTACCATAGGCTGGTAGAATGGACGGTACAGACCCTGGAGCGTGCCGGCGAAGTGACGGTGGCCGGCCTGCGCGATCAGTTCGGCACCAGCCGCAAGTATGCGCTCGCGTTGCTGGAGCATCTCGACGAACGCAAAATCACCCGGCGCGTTGGTGATGTGCGTGTCAAGTATTGA
- a CDS encoding ABC transporter substrate-binding protein gives MFIYRRLAWLSMLLALLLASGCTPAAPTAGAPETTPSPSAAATAAPAPEATAKNATTRLITDARDRQVTVPLEPQRVVTLSEHDLDSALALGITPVGTVNGRGQSGPPAYLGERTRGITSVGSLAEPSLETIATLDPDLILAGNLVQQLESLLPQLEQIAPVVVTYRTGSDWKTAFRGTANALNRRDAAERFLQQYDQRVAELRALLPADRTVTASIVRWMPQGPVVMNPGTFASSILADVGMERPAHQHNLGGSHGAHSDPISLESLEVIDGDWIFLGTLNAEGATALQAARSNPLFQRLQAVQNNHVVDVDGTVWTSTGGPLAALQVLDDVERAVRSASQPSATALRTLSDTSRLVTIGGTVTEIAFALGAGEQVVAVDTSSTYPPAAAQRPKVGYQRQLAAEGVLALNPSAILISSEAGPPEAIEQLRSAGVPLISVPIEYSVAGAQQAIRSVAQALGRIEQGETLIAQMERELAEARQVMAGFSDRPRVLFLYARGPNTVNAAGRNTPAQAMIELAGGQNAITEFDGFKPLTPEAAAAAAPDVILMFESGLESLGGIEGLLQVPGIAQTPAGQQRRIVAMDGLYLLGFGPRLGAAVRDLAQALHQPR, from the coding sequence ATGTTCATCTACCGACGGCTCGCCTGGCTGAGCATGCTGCTCGCGCTGCTGCTGGCGAGCGGCTGCACCCCGGCAGCGCCGACCGCTGGCGCGCCGGAGACGACACCATCCCCATCTGCCGCCGCCACGGCTGCGCCCGCGCCGGAGGCGACGGCAAAGAACGCCACGACGCGGCTGATCACCGACGCGCGCGATCGCCAGGTGACGGTACCGCTCGAACCGCAACGCGTCGTAACCTTGAGCGAGCACGATCTGGATAGTGCACTGGCGCTCGGCATCACGCCGGTCGGCACCGTCAACGGCCGTGGTCAATCGGGACCACCGGCCTATCTAGGTGAGCGCACACGCGGCATTACCTCCGTCGGCTCGCTGGCCGAACCATCGCTCGAAACGATCGCGACGCTCGATCCCGATCTGATCCTGGCCGGCAATCTGGTGCAACAGCTCGAAAGCCTGTTGCCACAACTGGAGCAGATCGCGCCGGTGGTGGTGACCTACCGCACCGGCAGCGACTGGAAGACGGCCTTCCGCGGCACGGCCAATGCGCTCAATCGGCGCGACGCTGCCGAGCGCTTTTTGCAGCAGTACGATCAGCGCGTGGCCGAGCTGCGTGCGCTGCTGCCCGCCGATCGCACCGTTACCGCCAGCATTGTGCGCTGGATGCCCCAGGGCCCGGTGGTGATGAATCCCGGTACGTTCGCCAGCAGCATCCTCGCCGATGTGGGCATGGAGCGACCGGCCCATCAACACAACCTGGGCGGCAGCCATGGCGCACACTCCGATCCCATCAGCCTCGAGTCGCTGGAGGTGATCGACGGCGACTGGATCTTCCTTGGCACGCTCAACGCCGAGGGCGCGACGGCGCTCCAGGCGGCACGCAGCAACCCGCTCTTCCAGCGGCTCCAGGCGGTGCAAAACAACCACGTCGTAGACGTGGATGGCACCGTCTGGACCAGCACGGGTGGCCCGCTGGCAGCGCTGCAGGTACTGGATGATGTGGAGCGCGCCGTGCGCAGCGCCAGCCAGCCGTCGGCCACAGCGCTGCGCACGCTGAGCGACACCTCGCGGCTGGTGACGATCGGCGGTACAGTCACCGAGATCGCTTTTGCGCTGGGCGCGGGCGAGCAGGTCGTCGCCGTCGATACCTCCAGCACCTACCCGCCCGCAGCGGCGCAGCGTCCCAAGGTCGGCTACCAGCGCCAACTGGCCGCCGAGGGCGTGCTGGCACTCAACCCTTCGGCAATTTTGATCAGCAGCGAAGCCGGGCCGCCAGAGGCGATCGAGCAACTGCGCAGCGCGGGCGTCCCGCTGATCAGCGTACCGATCGAGTACAGCGTCGCGGGAGCGCAGCAGGCGATCCGCAGCGTGGCACAGGCGCTGGGTCGCATCGAGCAGGGCGAGACGCTGATCGCGCAAATGGAGCGCGAGCTGGCCGAGGCACGTCAGGTGATGGCGGGCTTTAGCGATCGGCCGCGCGTGCTGTTTCTCTACGCACGCGGGCCCAACACGGTCAATGCTGCCGGACGCAACACCCCGGCCCAGGCGATGATCGAGCTGGCCGGCGGCCAGAACGCAATCACGGAGTTTGATGGCTTCAAGCCGCTCACGCCCGAAGCGGCGGCAGCCGCCGCGCCGGATGTCATTCTGATGTTTGAAAGCGGTCTGGAGAGCCTGGGCGGTATTGAAGGGCTGCTGCAGGTGCCGGGCATTGCGCAAACGCCTGCCGGTCAACAACGCCGCATCGTCGCCATGGATGGGCTGTATCTGCTGGGCTTTGGGCCACGGCTCGGCGCGGCGGTGCGCGATCTGGCCCAGGCGCTGCACCAACCCCGCTGA
- a CDS encoding heme ABC transporter ATP-binding protein: MAPAPGCDDAPLSAPRRWLMLEACQVTLRRGAATLLHEVSLTVNAGELVAVIGPNGAGKSTLLRVLSGELTPDAGEVRFCGRPLRAWSPAALARCRAVLPQQSTLAFAFYSEEVVRFGRAPHNGGNHPRERAIVQAALAAVAAEHLATRWYTTLSGGEQQRVQLARVLAQIWEATPPGRALLLDEPIASLDPAHQHRVLALARRLAAAGVAVLAIIHDFNLAAHYAHRLVVLHQGRIAAVGTPAEVLTPAVITPVFELPITVITHPAGSQPVVVPLPDAVAEATLPCGAVYDHGR, from the coding sequence GTGGCTCCTGCGCCAGGATGCGACGACGCGCCTCTGAGCGCGCCGAGGAGGTGGCTGATGCTGGAGGCTTGTCAGGTTACGCTGCGCCGCGGCGCCGCGACGCTGTTGCACGAGGTCTCGCTGACGGTCAACGCCGGCGAACTGGTCGCGGTGATCGGGCCCAACGGCGCCGGTAAATCAACCCTGCTGCGCGTCCTGAGCGGCGAGCTCACGCCCGATGCCGGCGAGGTGCGCTTCTGTGGACGCCCGCTGAGGGCGTGGTCGCCCGCGGCGCTCGCGCGCTGCCGCGCGGTGTTGCCCCAACAATCGACGCTGGCGTTTGCGTTCTATAGCGAGGAGGTAGTGCGCTTCGGACGAGCGCCGCACAACGGCGGCAACCATCCGCGTGAGCGGGCGATCGTGCAGGCTGCGCTGGCCGCGGTTGCCGCCGAGCACCTCGCCACACGCTGGTACACCACGCTCTCCGGTGGCGAACAGCAACGCGTTCAGCTCGCACGCGTGCTGGCGCAGATCTGGGAAGCTACCCCGCCGGGACGCGCCTTGCTGCTGGACGAACCGATCGCCAGCCTTGATCCCGCCCATCAGCATCGCGTGCTGGCCCTGGCGCGACGCCTGGCTGCCGCGGGCGTCGCCGTGCTGGCCATCATCCATGATTTCAATCTGGCGGCGCACTATGCCCATCGGCTGGTCGTGCTACACCAGGGACGCATTGCCGCGGTCGGCACCCCCGCCGAGGTGCTGACCCCCGCCGTGATCACGCCGGTCTTCGAGCTGCCGATCACGGTGATCACCCATCCTGCCGGATCACAGCCGGTGGTTGTCCCCCTCCCTGACGCGGTTGCCGAGGCAACCCTACCCTGTGGAGCAGTCTATGATCACGGTCGCTAA
- a CDS encoding antibiotic biosynthesis monooxygenase family protein → MITVANRIFVEPDFAEQFEHNFRHRAGNVDGMPGFISFLLLRPTREHDPYVVLTFWESREHFEAWTRSEAFVRGHARSGSLPRAAFRAPNQLEVHEIIQHSGSPIGAGSAAAGDQHASSAAASQASGGTSQADLPPRHAC, encoded by the coding sequence ATGATCACGGTCGCTAATCGCATTTTCGTTGAGCCGGACTTTGCTGAACAGTTCGAACACAATTTTCGTCACCGCGCCGGCAACGTCGATGGCATGCCTGGCTTTATCTCGTTCCTGCTGCTGCGCCCCACCCGCGAGCACGACCCCTATGTCGTGCTGACCTTTTGGGAAAGCCGCGAGCACTTCGAAGCCTGGACCCGCTCCGAAGCCTTTGTCCGCGGCCATGCGCGTTCCGGCTCGTTGCCCAGGGCTGCGTTCCGTGCCCCGAACCAGCTTGAGGTGCACGAGATCATTCAGCACAGCGGGTCGCCAATCGGGGCGGGCAGCGCCGCCGCGGGCGACCAGCACGCCTCGAGCGCGGCTGCGTCTCAGGCGTCCGGCGGCACATCCCAGGCAGACCTGCCACCGCGCCACGCATGCTAA
- a CDS encoding cupin domain-containing protein has product MQIAVVHGPSDAGPPSEEAILARMLAEGLQPRRWSDAPGAIYPVHRHAYHKILYVVAGAISFGLPEEGRTIHLGVGDRLELPAGTLHDALVGPEGVVCLEAQLGANTETP; this is encoded by the coding sequence ATGCAGATCGCCGTCGTTCACGGGCCGAGCGACGCAGGTCCGCCCTCGGAGGAGGCGATCCTGGCGCGCATGCTGGCCGAGGGCTTGCAGCCCCGGCGCTGGAGCGACGCGCCAGGCGCGATCTATCCTGTGCACCGGCACGCGTACCACAAGATTCTGTACGTGGTTGCCGGCGCGATTAGTTTTGGCCTGCCCGAGGAGGGTCGCACGATCCATCTAGGGGTTGGTGATCGGCTGGAACTGCCGGCGGGCACGCTCCACGATGCGTTGGTGGGACCGGAGGGCGTGGTCTGTCTGGAGGCGCAGCTGGGGGCGAACACAGAAACCCCTTGA
- a CDS encoding iron ABC transporter substrate-binding protein, translating to MKRLLFILLPALLLGACGTPGGSAGSGQPAAASPAAEDSPATGQGSSGTLIVYSGRNEQLIGPLVEQFRSATGIDLQVKYGDTAELAQTILDEGQHSPADIFFAQDAGALGALQKENRLQPLPEEFLQRVDARFRSDTGHWVGVSGRARVVVYNTKVLTETDLPETIFGFTDPQWKGRLGWAPTNGSFQSFVTALRKLEGEERAREWLTGIQANQPKVYPNNMAIVQAVGAGEIDAGFVNHYYLFRALKEHGEAFPARNYFLKNGDPGALVNVAGVALLDTAKHGDAARRFIDFLLSREAQQYFADQTYEYPLIEGVQPNPLLPPLSEIQAPQIDLSDLDDLQGTLKLLQDTGVLP from the coding sequence ATGAAGCGCCTCCTGTTCATACTGCTGCCGGCCCTGCTGCTGGGCGCGTGCGGCACACCCGGCGGATCGGCAGGCAGCGGACAGCCTGCCGCGGCCTCACCTGCCGCCGAGGACTCGCCCGCTACCGGGCAGGGCAGCAGCGGGACGCTGATCGTCTATTCTGGCCGCAACGAACAACTGATCGGTCCGCTGGTCGAGCAGTTCCGCTCGGCAACCGGCATCGATCTGCAGGTCAAATACGGCGACACTGCCGAACTGGCGCAGACCATTTTGGACGAAGGGCAGCACAGCCCGGCCGATATCTTTTTCGCGCAGGACGCCGGCGCGCTCGGCGCGCTGCAGAAGGAAAACCGGCTACAGCCACTGCCGGAGGAGTTTTTGCAGCGCGTGGACGCGCGCTTCCGCTCCGATACCGGCCACTGGGTTGGCGTGTCGGGTCGCGCGCGCGTGGTGGTCTACAACACCAAGGTGCTGACCGAAACCGATCTGCCGGAGACAATCTTCGGCTTCACCGACCCCCAGTGGAAGGGCCGCCTGGGCTGGGCGCCGACCAACGGCTCGTTCCAGTCGTTTGTCACGGCGCTGCGCAAGCTGGAGGGCGAAGAGCGCGCCCGCGAATGGCTGACCGGCATCCAGGCCAATCAGCCCAAGGTCTATCCCAACAACATGGCGATCGTGCAGGCCGTTGGCGCAGGCGAGATCGACGCCGGCTTTGTCAACCACTACTACCTGTTCCGCGCGCTCAAGGAGCACGGGGAAGCCTTCCCGGCGCGCAACTACTTCCTGAAGAACGGCGACCCGGGCGCGCTGGTCAACGTAGCGGGCGTGGCGCTGCTGGATACCGCCAAGCACGGCGACGCCGCGCGGCGCTTCATCGACTTCCTGCTCAGCCGCGAGGCGCAGCAGTACTTCGCCGATCAGACCTATGAATACCCGCTGATCGAGGGCGTGCAGCCCAACCCGCTGCTGCCGCCCCTGAGTGAGATTCAGGCACCGCAGATCGACCTGAGCGACTTGGACGATCTGCAGGGCACGCTCAAGCTGTTGCAGGATACGGGCGTATTGCCATGA
- a CDS encoding iron-siderophore ABC transporter substrate-binding protein, with product MHWRTLLLGLLVVALSACQTPSAAPRPSSAAREPGPSAAATTPTDAFPVTITHKYGSSTIPAPPTRVITLGYTEQDPVLALGVIPIAVRDWFGDQPSAVWPWAREQLGTATPTVLRMPFGELNFEQLAALDPDLIIATHAGITAEEYATLSQIAPTLAPGAEYAEFGMPWQEQTRVIGQALGRSAQAEALIAEVEQRIATTRAAHPEFAGATIAWASPADTPGQYWIVAPHTPPMRFLQTLGWHMPPALVEAINRAGDAEIRAQIGAEALSTLDADVLIWQVATPEQRATIEQDPLYQQLAVAREQRAIFFVGWSDPIYGALSFSTVLSLPYALEQLTPQLAAALARKGNATPGATSTAGS from the coding sequence ATGCATTGGCGAACCCTGCTGCTGGGACTGCTCGTTGTGGCGCTGAGCGCGTGCCAGACGCCATCCGCAGCGCCCCGGCCTTCCAGCGCTGCGCGCGAGCCCGGCCCATCCGCCGCAGCCACCACGCCGACCGATGCCTTTCCGGTGACGATCACGCACAAATACGGCAGCAGCACCATCCCCGCGCCGCCGACGCGGGTGATCACGCTGGGCTACACCGAGCAGGACCCGGTGCTGGCACTGGGCGTCATCCCCATCGCCGTGCGCGACTGGTTCGGTGATCAGCCGTCGGCGGTCTGGCCCTGGGCGCGTGAGCAGCTCGGCACGGCCACGCCCACCGTGCTGCGCATGCCCTTCGGCGAGCTCAACTTCGAGCAGCTCGCCGCGCTGGACCCCGACCTGATCATCGCCACGCATGCCGGCATCACGGCCGAGGAGTATGCGACCCTGTCGCAGATCGCGCCCACGCTGGCGCCAGGCGCCGAGTATGCCGAGTTCGGCATGCCCTGGCAGGAGCAGACGCGGGTGATCGGGCAAGCGCTGGGCCGGTCCGCGCAGGCCGAGGCCTTGATCGCCGAGGTTGAGCAGCGCATCGCCACTACGCGCGCGGCTCATCCGGAGTTTGCCGGCGCAACCATCGCCTGGGCCTCGCCCGCCGATACGCCGGGGCAGTACTGGATCGTCGCGCCGCACACGCCGCCGATGCGCTTTTTGCAGACGCTGGGCTGGCACATGCCACCAGCGCTGGTCGAGGCGATTAACCGCGCCGGCGACGCCGAGATTCGCGCGCAGATCGGCGCGGAAGCGCTGAGCACGCTCGACGCCGACGTGCTGATCTGGCAGGTCGCCACGCCCGAGCAACGCGCGACGATCGAACAGGATCCCTTGTATCAACAATTGGCCGTCGCGCGCGAGCAGCGCGCCATCTTCTTCGTCGGCTGGAGCGATCCGATCTACGGCGCACTCAGCTTCAGCACCGTGCTGAGCCTGCCCTACGCCCTGGAGCAGCTCACGCCGCAGCTGGCCGCGGCCCTGGCGCGCAAGGGAAACGCAACGCCCGGCGCCACCAGCACAGCCGGCTCCTGA